Below is a genomic region from Persicimonas caeni.
TCTCGTACTCCAACTACAATTTTCTGGGCAACTTGATCACCTACGGGGCGAGCGACAGACTCGCCGTGACCGCGGGCGTGGTGCTGCCGGCCGGCGATGGCGATCTCATTACGTCGGTGTCGGGCAAATACAAACTGCACGAATCGAGAAACTGGATCGTTTCGGTGCTCCCCTTTGGCGTCGCGGCCAACGGTTCGATGAACCTCGACACCTACCAGTACGGATTGGGGAGCGGCGTGCTCGCCGACTTCCACGCCAGCGATACGGTGGTCTTGAGCGGCGGGCTGCTCGGATTTGCCACCCTGTTCGCCGGCTACGACCGCTACGGCGACGATTGCACGCGCTCGGAGTTCCAGGCAGAGAGCTGCCCGGTCGAAACGGTCGACCTCACCTTGCCGGCCGGTGGCCACTGGATCGCCGCCACGCTCGGCGCCAATTGGTTCGTGAGCGACCGCTTTTCGGTCAATCTCGAGTATATCCTCGGCGGTAGCTGGGGGACGTTTTTCGGCGTCGAAGACAACAGCGAGTGGAATGATCTGGAGTCGCGGCGCGCTCGCTTCGAGGATCCCGAGTTCGACTCGAGCTTTCCCCATGGGCAAGGCCCGACGATCTCGTTGGGAGGCACCTGGTCGAACGGGAGCAGCGCGCTGCAGTTCGCCTTGGTCTTCATTCGTCGCCAAGACGACCAAAATACCTTGGTGATCGACGAGAGCCGTGAGTTTACCCCGGTGCCGATGCTATCGGGGGCGTTCAACTTCTAAGCTTGTGCCCCACAGGCCTTCCTGTACCACGACTGGCCCCTCCTATGTCTGAGACAAGTTCCGCGTTCGGTGCACTGTTGCCGTCGCTGCAAACCGAGATCCCCGGCCCCAAATCGATCGAACTGGTCAGTGACCTCGCCCAGAGTGAGTGCCCGGCAATCACCGCCCGGCGAGCTCGCCGCGAGCGCGAGACCGGTGTTCCTCAGGACCCGATTGTCTGGGAGCGATCGCTGGGCGCCAATATCGAAGACGTCGACGGCAACGTCTATGTCGACCTGACCGCGGCCTTCGCGGTATGCGGGTTGGGCCACAATCCGCCCCAGGTCGTCGAAGCGGCCCGCGAGCAGGTCGGACGGCTCACCCACGCCATGGGCGATGTCTACCCGAGTCGCGTCAAAGTCGAACTGGGCAACTTGCTGGCCGAGATCGCCCCGGGCGATTTGCGCCAGTCGATCTTTGGCCTCTCGGGCGCCGATGCCGTGCAGGCAGCGCTCAAGACGGCGGTGATGCACACCGGAAAGCCGGGCGTGATCGCGTTTTGGGGCGGCTATCACGGCCTCTCGTACGGCGCGCTGAGCGCGACGGCCTATCGCAAAGAATTTCGTGAGCCGTTCCTCGATCAGTTGAGCCCGCACGTCCAGCACGTGCCCTTTCCCGATCCGTATCGGCCGCCCTTTGGGCTCGATCCCGAAACGCCGGCCGAGGAAGTCTCGTCGGCAGTTCTTACGCACCTGCGACAGATCCTCGCCCACCCGGCAAGTGGCGGCGAGGGGATTGGCGCCATCATCGTCGAGCCTTTGCAAGGCCGCGGCGGCGAGGTCGTTCCTCCGCCCGGGTTTCTGGCGGGGCTTCGCGAGCTGTGCGACGAGTTTGGTCTCGTGTTGATCTTCGACGAGATCTACACCGGCCTGGGACGCACGGGTGATCTGTTCGCCTGCGAGCACGTCGACGTGATTCCCGATATCATGTGCATTGGCAAGGCCATGGGCGGCGGCTTTCCTATCTCGGCGGCGATCGGCCGCCCGGAGGTCATGGGCTCGTGGGGCCTGAGTTCCGGAGAGGCGATTCACACATCGACCTTCCTGGGGAACCCACTCGGTTGCGCGATGGCGAAGGCGGCGATCGCCACGATCGTCGAAGAAGAGTGGCCGCGCAAAGTGCGCGAGCGTGGCGAAGCCTTGCTCGATCGATTGAATGGGTTGGCTAGGCGTTTTCCGACAGTCATCGGCGACGTGCGCGGGCGCGGATTGATGCTCGGTATCGATTTGGTCGAGGATGCGGCGACACGCGAGCCTAACGGAGCGCTGGCGTTGGCGCTGACCGACTATTGTCGCAAACACGGCTACCTCGTACTCCCCTCGGGGGTGTACGGCAACGTGCTCGCGCTGAGTCCGCCCTTCGTCATATCTGACGCGCAGTTGGACGGGTTCTTCGAGGTCTTCGAGCAGGGCCTATCGACGTTGGCACAATGAGACAAAACTTGACGTGTCGCTGACTTCGCCTTAATCAGAAGGGGTTGAAATAAGCTTCCACTCACCTGCATCCATCTTCCGAAGCAGCGCATGGCGACCAAGTCCTCATCCCAAAGCAACGAACAAGAACACTCCTCTGGGGGCGTCCTCGTTCGCCAAGTCGAAGGCGAAAACCTCGTGTGCCTGGTTCAGATCCCCACGCGCGGTGGAAATCCGAGCTGGCGGCTGCCGAAGGGATGCATTGAGGAAGGGGAGACGCCCGAAGAAGCTGCGATCCGTGAGACGCGTGAGGAGACCGGATGCAACGGCGACGTGCTCTCAGAGTTGAGCGACGTCGAGTACTGGTACACCCGCCGTGACGATGAGAGCGGCAACCGCATTCGCGTGCGCAAGACGGTCGATTTCTTCTTGATGAAGTACACCAGCGGCGATGTGGCCGACCACGACCACGAGGTCGACGAGGCGGTGTGGTATCCGTTCTCGGAGGCACTTCGCACCATCAGCTACGACGCCGAGCGTCGGGTGCTTCAAGAGGCCATCCACGCTTGGGATGCTTACCTGTACCGCAAAAGCTTCGAGGAAGAGGGTGTCGGCTCTAGTCTGTGACTCGGCCTGCGCAGCTCAACAGAGATGACGCCAATCCGGTCGGAAGCGCCTCATCGGTCGCCTCGAGGACCTCGTCATCCACCTTCGGGTACTCACTCGCCTCCCCGGCGGTGATCTTCGATTCCAAGACAAACCGGCCGTCGCGGCCGCTCACCACCAGCCAGACGGGCCAGGGCTGATCGCGCTTTCGCTCGTCGAGCTTCTCGTCGGGGACGGGCGTCGAGAAGAGCTCGAAGCGCGGCTCTTCGATCTTCACCAGTTCTTCATCGTCTTGTAACCACCGGAACCCCTCGTCGGTCACCTCGATGTCTCGGCGCACCTCGACGGTGCGGAGCGCCTGACGAGTGAAGAATCCTCGTAAAAAGTAGAACAGCACCATCCACACGATCACCACGATCGCCGAGATGATCAGCGCGTCGAACGGTGCGGATCGCACCCCCTCGAATGCACGCGCCACCGCAAACAGCACGGCGGCCAGTCCACCGACAAGTCCCGCTAGAATCGGGTGTTTTCCCATCCACCGCAAAGCCTCGCCCAACCACCCTGTGCGCGGCTCTTCGAGGACCGTCGTATATGCGATTCGAACTTCTGTCATACGTCTCCAAGGCGCGGTGCCCGAAGGGTATTTAGAATCTCTCTAACTCGTGCTTGACGCTAGTCGACTCGAGCATAGCTTGATGCCGCAACGATCTTTAACAAAGGTTTGACCACCAACGAAGCACACACTTGCAGTACGGAGGAAAAGATGGCGACCGAAAAGACGATTGAGCATCTGAACACGCTTCTGGCTGACTATATGGTGTACTATCAGAAGCTGCGCAACTACCACTGGAACGTAAAGGGCCACGAGTTCTTCAAGCTGCACGAGAAGTTCGAAGAGGGCTACCTGATGACGGCCGAATGGGCCGACGACATCGCCGAGCGCATTCTGGCGCTGGGCGGAAAGCCGCATTCGACGATGGGCGAGTTCGTCGAGAACGCGCGCCTCAACGAAGAGACCGGCACGCCTAACTGGCGTGAGATGGTCCAGAACCTTGTCGACGACATCCAAGCGCTCAACGAGAACAGCATCGACCTGATCGAGAGCGCCGAGGAAGATCGCGATCGCACCACTGCAAACGTGATCGACGGGATCGTCGATGCCCAGGAGGAGAACCTGTGGATGTATCGCACCTTCCTGAAAGACTAAACCCGAAGGGTTGAATCAGCCTCAGGTCGTACACGCCCGCCGTCGGTTTTGACGGCGGGCGTGCTGCGTTCTTGGTGATGTATCTGGGCGGCGCAGTTCTACAGGCGTAGAAGCGCCGTGCCCCACGTATAGCCGCTGCCGAAGGCGGCCATCGCCACCATTTGGCCCGAGCGGGCGCGTCCATCTCGCCGAGCGATATCGAGCGCCATCGGCAAGCTTGCGGCGGTGGTGTTGCCGAATTGATCGATCGTATGCACGACTTGATCGTCGCGCAGCCCCAGATTCTTGGCGACCATCTCGTTGATGCGCCGATTGGCTTGGTGGGGGACGAGCAAAATGTCATCGAGCGCGGTTGCAGCGTCATGCTCGCCGACCCCGTGCCGGTCGAAGAGTGCCGTGATCTCACGCTCGAGCGTGCGAACGGCGTCTCGGAAGACCGTGCGTCCCTTCATGTGGGGAAAGTGGCGACCGTCCTCGAGATCGTCCGACGAGATATGCGGCCGGCTCGTCGAGCCTGGCGCCTCGCACCACAACGCCTCGGCGCCCTTGCCGTCGGCGCCCAGCGACACCTCGATGACCCCGGCATCGCCGTCGTCTCGCCACTCGAGTACGGCGGCGCCTGCGCCGTCCCCGAACAGAAGCGAGACGGAACGTCCTTCCGGGCTCAAGTCGAGCCCCGGCGAGTGTGCCTCGCTGCCGACGACGAGCACCCGTTCGTAGGTGTGGGTCGCCAGCCAGGCGTTCGCCACCGAAAGGGCGTACAGAAAGCCCGAGCATTGGTTGCGCACATCGAGCGCAGGGATCGGTGCGAGTCCCAATTTTCGTTGTAAGAAGACGCCGCTGCCAGGGAAGGTGACATCGGGAGAGAGCGTAGCGAAGATGATCGCGTCGATGCTCTGCGAAGAGCACCCCGCGTTCTCGAGCGCCGCACGAGCAGCGTGCTCGCCCATTGTCGAGGCCGATTCGCGAGCGCCCAGATAGCGGCGCTCGCGAATGCCGGTGCGTTCTTCGATCCAGTCGGCTGTCGTACCCAACAGCGGGGCGAGCTCTTCATTGGTCACCACACGCTCGGGCACGTAGTGTCCGGTACCGGCGATCACAGTGGGCATGACGCTCCGTGGGCAAAGGCGTGACTGCAGGTTTCCAGTCTAACCACCTCCGCCCACCCTCGGCAACCAGAGCTCAATCGCTCGGCCACGGGTTGGGCGGCTGCCCGACCTCTTCCTCGCCGCCAATCTCCTCGATGTTTTCGATGAGCTGGTACATCAACGCGAGATCGGCCTCGATGTCGGCATCGGCCTCTTCCTGGGCGGCAAGCCACGCTTCGACGTTGGCGGCCAGTGGCACCAACACGTTGAGCGCCGCATTCGGCGCACCGTGGGAGGCGCGATCGGTCGCCATCTTGAAGCCGGCGTAGATGTTGAGCGTCACAAAGGCCTTTTCGACGGTGAAATTCTCGAACTCACCTTCGGCCGGCGTCTCGCCCGGAGCCAGCGGGTTCGACAACGAGATCGTCTGCTCGACGAAGTCTTCGGTGCCCGGCTTGCGGTAAGTCAGGGTGAGATCTCCCACCGGCGCGCCAGCCGGTGTCTGGGCGAGCATGTCCGGATCGTTGGTCGGCACGAGTTCGAGCAAGATCACACCACCACCGCCGCGTCGTCCGCCGCCCGGGCCGATGTCGTCGATGCTCTGGCGACTCGCCATGAACATGGCCGGGATATAGATGCTGGCGTCATGATCGTCGCCCATCCAGTCGCGGGTGCCGTAGGCGGCGCGGAAACGATAGGCCTCGGCGCCATCGAAGGTGACGCTGACATCCTCAGCCAGCGGGACCATAAAGGAGCTGATCTCCTCGACGAACACCTCCTCGACGGTGGTGAGGTCTTCGATGAAGTAGAAGTTACCCGCGCCCGCCTCGCTGAGCTTGCGCATCAGCTCGAGGTCGAACTCGCGGCCCACACCGATGGTGGTCAGCCCAACGCCATTTTGAGCGTAAGAGGCGCCCAGGTTGATGATGCGATCGGTGTGGGTGATCCCGGCGGTGGCCAAACCGTCGGACAGCAGGATGACCCGGTTTTGGCGGTCGCCGGCAGCGTGAGTGGTGACCTGCTCGGCGGCCTTCTTGAGCCCGTCGTAGATGTTGGTAGAGCCACCCACCGACAAGTTGGCGATCTGTGTCTTGAGCTCGGCGCGATCAGGATCGTTTTCGGGCGTCGACCGGAAAACGAGCTGCGCGTTGTTCGAGTAGGTGACCAGCGCCACTTCGTCCTTGGGCGCGAGCTCGTCAGCCATCAGCTGCAAGCCCTGGCGCACCGAATCGATGGAAGCGCCGTGCATCGAGCCGCTGGTGTCGATGGCGATCGCCATGTTGAGCGGCGGGCGCTGGAAGTCATCGGGCTGGTGCGGGGTGTTGAACCCGATCGCAACGGTGGTGCAGTTCGACCCGTTGATCATGTTGCCCTGCACGCCGAACATGCCGTGCAGGCAGATGTCATCGCCGCAGTCAGCCGGCGGCAACTCGAATTTGTGCTCGTTGAAAAAGCCCACGGCGTCGAGCGTGCTCGGCGCAGGAATCTCGCCCTGCTCGACGAGCGTGCGGAAGCGGCCGAAATCCTGTGCGCCCGACTGGCCCACGCCGGTCGAGCCGCCGGAGTTATTGGCCGGTGCCATCGCACGGCTGTCGAATCCGGCGCTGGAGTCATCGGCGCAGCCGGCGGCGCAGAGCAGGGCGATGGCGACCAAGATCGCCGACAGGCGGCCAACGGGGAGCTTGGGTATGGGTGCACGCATGGTTCTTCTCCAACTTCGGTGAGCGTTCATCATCCAATCAGTAACGGATCACTGAGACTGCTTCGATATAGCCATAGCCGCGGACGCCGAGGCGCTGCGAGACTTCGTCTGTGGTGCATTGCGGGTCGAGCACGGGGCGCTCGAGCGCGCGTACCAGGTGCAGGGTGCGTCTTCCGTCGTCGAACGCGAGGGACTCGCCGGGAGCGAGCACCTCGGTACCCTGTCCGGTCTCGGCGAGGCGCAAATCGGCGGGCAGATCGATCTGGCCGCACTGTGTTTCGATCGGCTCGCACCCAGTTCGAAGAGCGGTGCGCGCATCGACGCCCATGTCCGACGGGATAGCGGTGCCACGGGTCAGAAACAGATGGGCGCTGCCGTCGACGAACCCTTCGGGGCTGACGTAGTCGGCGCGGATCGACAAGCCATCGAAGCCGCCCTGGCGCGACAAGGCGCGCAACTCGAGGACGACGTCGTGTTGCTGGCGTAGTTCGATGGCCGACAGCGCCTCCAGCGGCGCGCAGAGCAGATAGCTCTGGCGCGCTTCGGCGTCATAGCGTCGCTCGAGTTCGAGGGTATGGCATCCATCGATGCCGGCGTCGATGTGCCGCAGGGCCCACTCTCCATTGGGAGGCTCCTCCCAGACCATCGACTTGCCTGCGCCGGGCATCTTGCACTCGTCGGGAATCTGTTGGGGCTCGTCCGGCCGCCAGGCGCGCTCGAAGTGCAGCTTCTGTGCGCCCACCGACTCCCAGGAGTACGTAGCGCCCGGCGGAATCTCGGCCGCTTCGGCTTCACCTTCGGCACCGCACACCTGCGATTCGCCGCAGGGTCGAAACCGGTACGATTTGATCTGGTCGGGATCCACGTCCTCGTAGTCACCGCGCAGTACCACGGTCTGAGGATCGGGCTTGATGTACTCGGGGATATTCGGGTCGAACGCGAAAGTCTTGGGCTGCAGGCTATCGTCCCAAAAGACGATGATATCGTCGACGGTGTCGCTCTCAATCAGACTCGCCGCACATGGCCGGCCGCCCAGATCATCGACGCCGCGCCAAGGATCGGTGTTGTCGATCCCCATGCCGAGTTCCTGGTCGGAGTAAAGCGGCCAGCGCACCGGCGCCCCGAACGCATCGTCAGGAAGAAAGCGATCGGGCGACTCGGCGACGCGCTCGCAGTCGAGTTGGACCTCGGGGCGCAGGTTTCGCACCCGAAGCACATGCATCTCACGCGACTTGTTGAGCACGGAGACCCGCGACTGCAGTTCGGCCGAGATCAACGGCGGCGTGGGGTTGGGCCCGCAGGAGCCCACCGCCATCGCCAGCGCGACGACGGAGGTGAGACGAGTGCCGGTTGAAAGATGTCGATTTGTACGATGCATACGCGCTTTCTTGGCTCTCATCGTGCTCACTCTCTCGGGCGGCCCCGAGGCGGACGGTGGTTGGGTGTGCAAGCTTTGGGCCACAGTGTAATCGACACGCGAGCGTGCGCAAACGGGCGTGTGAGACGGGCCGGGTCGGACATTCAGATCACGAGGCTGACGTCGATGTCATAGGTGCCACGCGATGGGCACAAAAAAGCCCGGGGCCGAAAGCCCCGGGCTCGTTACTCACGACAAGCAGCTACCGTCAGCCGATCCACCGGCGACGGCGCCACAGCGCCGCACCACCGAGCAACGCGGCTCCAAGGAGCCACACAGGCGCCGTCGGCTCTTCATGCTGCACGTTGGTGCACGCACAGCTCGAGCCGGACAGGTCGCCCGCGTTGTTGTCGATGGGCTGGCCGACGTCTTCGAAGCCGATATCATCGCCGGCGTCGGGGCCGGCGTCGGGGCCAGCATCAGGGCCAGCATCAGGGCCGACATCGTCGCCACTACCCGGCTGTACGGTTACGTCATGTAGCACGGGAGCGCTGTTCGCGCTGCCGTCGTTGACCACGAGTCGGAAGGTGTAGGTGGTCTCCTCAGTGATCCCGTTGCGGAAGCGGACTTCGAATTCCTCGCCCGTCGTATCACCGAGGTCCGGTGTCGGCTGGCCAGAAGCAACACTCCAACTGTAGGTCAGCGAATCGCCGTCGGGATCGGAGCTTCCCGTTCCACTTAACGTGATCGTCTCACCGGCGACCGCCTCGGTCGGTCCGTCGATGGCTGCCGTGGGTGCCTCGTTGGGCTGATTTTGCACGAGCACGGTGACCGTGTCCGGTGCGCTGCTCGACTCACCGTCATTGACCACCAGTTGGAAGGTAATCAGGTTGTTGCCGGGTGCGGGCTCGGGAGCCGTAAATGACGGCGTGGCCGTGTCGCCGTCGGTAAGGGTGACCGGTTCGCCACCTTCATGCGACCAGACGTACGTAAGGTCGTCACCATCCGGATCGCTGCTTGCCGTACCATCCAGAATCACGGTGTCGCCGGCGGTCGTGACTTGGTCACTGCCAGCGTCGGCTTCAGGCGCGCGGTTATCCGTGCTGCACTGGTTAGACATCGGGTCACACCATGCACCGTCGGCGCAATGGCCATCATTGGTGCATGAGGTGCGACAAGCGCCTTGGCCGCTGTGGCACTTAAACGGCGCACAGTCCTCGACGGTCGGCACCAGGCACATGCCTGCGCCGTCTTCGTCGGGATCGCCGTCACAGTAACCCGCAGCCACGGCCTCGGTGTCCGACACGCAAGTCGCTGCCGCACATTCGGTCGTGGCGGCGAGTCCTCGCGTCTTGCACAGGCCATCAGCGGGGTCGCAGAAGCCCTCGGTGCACGCTTCGGGGGTCGTGAGCGAACAATCCTTGGTCGTACCGGTACAGACACCGCCGACGCAGACATCGCTTTCGGTGCAGAGGTCTTCGTCGTTGCACGACTTCATCAATGAGTCGGCCACGTTTGTCCAGCCGGTGGTGCTGCCTTGCGAGGCATCGCAGACTTGGCAGGGGTTGTTCGGGTTCTCGGCGCCGTCGCTCCAGAATTGACCGTCGGCATAGCAGGTGGGGGCGCCGGAGTAGACGAAGGCCTTGCCGGCTTGTGTGATCGTGCCGCCTTGGCCGTCTGGAATTGCAGCACGGTTCGCGCCGACAAAGAAATCGTCATAGCCGTCGTTGTTCGTATCACCCATGCCATTGACGGCCAGTCCGTACTCGTTAAAGCTATTCAGTCCTTCACTACCACCAGTCTGCTTCCACGTGTAGTTGCTGGGCGTGATGCCCGAGGCCGAGCCCAAAAACAAATATGCGGCCCCCTCGCGGGTGACTGTGTCCGTGTGTCGGTAGGCACCGACCAAGAGGTCGTCATAGCCGTCTGCGTTAACATCGCCCACATTTGCCGTCGATACGCCGAATCGTTCGGCAGCGGAGAACGCCGAAATGATCGCGGAGGGGGTACTGGCCAGCGAACTTCCGGTGGACGAGACTCCGTCAAAAATCAGCACCCGCCCTTCGTCGAGTGACAGGTTTCCATCGTAGAGGCTGGCGCCAATGATGACTTCGTCGGATCCGTCTCCATTGAGGTCAGCAGCGGCGAGAGCGGTGCCGTTACGGCTTCCGGCTTGGGCTCCATTGTACTCCCAATCAGGTTGTGAAAAGGTGCGCGTCGAATTGCCCAAAAATAAGAGCACTCGTCCCAAATCATCATTTGGAGAACTGTCAAATTGTGGCGCACCAACCAAGATGTCGTCACACGAGCCGGAGGCTTCGGAGTCTCCGTTGAAGTTGCCGGCAGCCAATGTCGTTCCGAGTCGCTCTCCCGAGCCAGTCGGGCTCGAATAGACGGTCGGAGTTGCATCAAAGCCATTCGCGTTTCCGAAATAAATTGCCACTTCACCCGAGAAGTTGTCCGCGGCGATGCCTGATGTTGCAAGGTCGGTGTGTCCATCACAATCGAAGTCGCCTGAGGCAAGACTCCAGCCGTAGGCCACGACTCCAGTGCCGTCGAACTCTGCATACGGCGTGGGAATAACCGCCTGAGGCGAAGATGAAGTAGTGGCGGAGCCGAGAAAGATTTGAGCTTTGCCGGCATATGAATTGGCGTATGGCGAGCCGACTGCAAAGTCGGCCATGCCATCGCCGTTGATGTCGCCGACAGGCTCGATGCTCCAGCCCATGCGTCCAGGGTTCTGGTCGCTCTCAATGGCCATGTTCGCCGTGGCCTGCACGCCATTGGCGCTTCCCAGAAAGATGAGAATCCTTCCTTCCTCGGTTTCGGGGTTCGTATAGTACGGCTCGCTGACGACGAGATCGTCAAATCCGTCATTGTTCAAGTCGCCGACGATCGCACCGTTGTAGCCGAAGTTGGCCTCCGCGTTTGCGTCGGCGCCAGCGTCAAGTTGAACGGATGATCCGACCAGCAGGGGATCGACGTACAAAGGATATTCGGCACCACTGGCGTCGATTTGGATCCCGTACGAGTCTTCGTCTAAATAGAAACTCGAATCGATCGGGTCATCGTTTGCGTCGAAGACGTGTAACTCGTCCCACGAAAAGCCGTGGCCATTCTCATCAATGAATGTGACGCTCTTACCGTCGCTGCCAAGCTCAGCGTGAAAAGGATTCGGGTTGCGAAATTGCAGTCGAATCGTGTCCGGTGAACTCGATGGCTTGTCAATGTAGAAGCCCTGTTTGAGGCCGCGTGGGGTCCTCTCGTAGAATGCGCTTACTCCCTGGGTATACTCGTGCTCAACACGCACCCCGCGGAAATCCACGTGCTGCAGTTCCAACGGGATCGTGCGAGCGCCGACCTGGAGAGCCGGCACAGGAATTTCGAAGCGTACGTCCTCGCGCTTGGCTACTCCGTCGGTCGAGTAGGTCGGAGTCGCGTTAAGATGGACCAGTCCAGTTGAGGAAAAATGCGCGTCGAAGCTAGTTCCGAGCAGCGTTGCCGACGCACGGCCCGCTTCGAAGTCGAAGCCCTCGAATATTCCGTGACCAAATTTTGGCGTTGCCGGTCGAGTGTCCCCGATGACTGGCTTCGTCACTTCGGATGGTGGATCCACCTCGATCTTCGACTTGCGTGTGGTCGTCTCCGGTGTGTCTTGGTTTCCGCAACTTGCGGCCAAGAGGAGCGCCAGAGCGCCCACTGAGAGCGATGCAATCTCCCACCGATGGTTTGTGAGTTTCATTCAGGTACTCTCCACTGGTATCGCCAGATCTACGACTCAGCACGCATCGTACAACCGACATGTTGTCACGTTTTGTCACGTTGCGTACGTGATTAGCTGTGTTTTCAAAAAAAGGGACCGTCGCTCAGGCAGCTTGACGAGACGCTCATCTCGGCGTCGTGTTTCGTCGTGAAGCAATGTGAATGATTGTGCCTCGCCGCGCTCTCATCGGGACTGGTCGACTCTTCAATCATTTTA
It encodes:
- a CDS encoding aspartate aminotransferase family protein; the encoded protein is MSETSSAFGALLPSLQTEIPGPKSIELVSDLAQSECPAITARRARRERETGVPQDPIVWERSLGANIEDVDGNVYVDLTAAFAVCGLGHNPPQVVEAAREQVGRLTHAMGDVYPSRVKVELGNLLAEIAPGDLRQSIFGLSGADAVQAALKTAVMHTGKPGVIAFWGGYHGLSYGALSATAYRKEFREPFLDQLSPHVQHVPFPDPYRPPFGLDPETPAEEVSSAVLTHLRQILAHPASGGEGIGAIIVEPLQGRGGEVVPPPGFLAGLRELCDEFGLVLIFDEIYTGLGRTGDLFACEHVDVIPDIMCIGKAMGGGFPISAAIGRPEVMGSWGLSSGEAIHTSTFLGNPLGCAMAKAAIATIVEEEWPRKVRERGEALLDRLNGLARRFPTVIGDVRGRGLMLGIDLVEDAATREPNGALALALTDYCRKHGYLVLPSGVYGNVLALSPPFVISDAQLDGFFEVFEQGLSTLAQ
- a CDS encoding vWA domain-containing protein, producing the protein MRAPIPKLPVGRLSAILVAIALLCAAGCADDSSAGFDSRAMAPANNSGGSTGVGQSGAQDFGRFRTLVEQGEIPAPSTLDAVGFFNEHKFELPPADCGDDICLHGMFGVQGNMINGSNCTTVAIGFNTPHQPDDFQRPPLNMAIAIDTSGSMHGASIDSVRQGLQLMADELAPKDEVALVTYSNNAQLVFRSTPENDPDRAELKTQIANLSVGGSTNIYDGLKKAAEQVTTHAAGDRQNRVILLSDGLATAGITHTDRIINLGASYAQNGVGLTTIGVGREFDLELMRKLSEAGAGNFYFIEDLTTVEEVFVEEISSFMVPLAEDVSVTFDGAEAYRFRAAYGTRDWMGDDHDASIYIPAMFMASRQSIDDIGPGGGRRGGGGVILLELVPTNDPDMLAQTPAGAPVGDLTLTYRKPGTEDFVEQTISLSNPLAPGETPAEGEFENFTVEKAFVTLNIYAGFKMATDRASHGAPNAALNVLVPLAANVEAWLAAQEEADADIEADLALMYQLIENIEEIGGEEEVGQPPNPWPSD
- a CDS encoding 3-oxoacyl-ACP synthase III family protein is translated as MPTVIAGTGHYVPERVVTNEELAPLLGTTADWIEERTGIRERRYLGARESASTMGEHAARAALENAGCSSQSIDAIIFATLSPDVTFPGSGVFLQRKLGLAPIPALDVRNQCSGFLYALSVANAWLATHTYERVLVVGSEAHSPGLDLSPEGRSVSLLFGDGAGAAVLEWRDDGDAGVIEVSLGADGKGAEALWCEAPGSTSRPHISSDDLEDGRHFPHMKGRTVFRDAVRTLEREITALFDRHGVGEHDAATALDDILLVPHQANRRINEMVAKNLGLRDDQVVHTIDQFGNTTAASLPMALDIARRDGRARSGQMVAMAAFGSGYTWGTALLRL
- a CDS encoding NUDIX hydrolase, with translation MATKSSSQSNEQEHSSGGVLVRQVEGENLVCLVQIPTRGGNPSWRLPKGCIEEGETPEEAAIRETREETGCNGDVLSELSDVEYWYTRRDDESGNRIRVRKTVDFFLMKYTSGDVADHDHEVDEAVWYPFSEALRTISYDAERRVLQEAIHAWDAYLYRKSFEEEGVGSSL
- a CDS encoding Dps family protein, with product MATEKTIEHLNTLLADYMVYYQKLRNYHWNVKGHEFFKLHEKFEEGYLMTAEWADDIAERILALGGKPHSTMGEFVENARLNEETGTPNWREMVQNLVDDIQALNENSIDLIESAEEDRDRTTANVIDGIVDAQEENLWMYRTFLKD
- a CDS encoding PKD domain-containing protein, with amino-acid sequence MKLTNHRWEIASLSVGALALLLAASCGNQDTPETTTRKSKIEVDPPSEVTKPVIGDTRPATPKFGHGIFEGFDFEAGRASATLLGTSFDAHFSSTGLVHLNATPTYSTDGVAKREDVRFEIPVPALQVGARTIPLELQHVDFRGVRVEHEYTQGVSAFYERTPRGLKQGFYIDKPSSSPDTIRLQFRNPNPFHAELGSDGKSVTFIDENGHGFSWDELHVFDANDDPIDSSFYLDEDSYGIQIDASGAEYPLYVDPLLVGSSVQLDAGADANAEANFGYNGAIVGDLNNDGFDDLVVSEPYYTNPETEEGRILIFLGSANGVQATANMAIESDQNPGRMGWSIEPVGDINGDGMADFAVGSPYANSYAGKAQIFLGSATTSSSPQAVIPTPYAEFDGTGVVAYGWSLASGDFDCDGHTDLATSGIAADNFSGEVAIYFGNANGFDATPTVYSSPTGSGERLGTTLAAGNFNGDSEASGSCDDILVGAPQFDSSPNDDLGRVLLFLGNSTRTFSQPDWEYNGAQAGSRNGTALAAADLNGDGSDEVIIGASLYDGNLSLDEGRVLIFDGVSSTGSSLASTPSAIISAFSAAERFGVSTANVGDVNADGYDDLLVGAYRHTDTVTREGAAYLFLGSASGITPSNYTWKQTGGSEGLNSFNEYGLAVNGMGDTNNDGYDDFFVGANRAAIPDGQGGTITQAGKAFVYSGAPTCYADGQFWSDGAENPNNPCQVCDASQGSTTGWTNVADSLMKSCNDEDLCTESDVCVGGVCTGTTKDCSLTTPEACTEGFCDPADGLCKTRGLAATTECAAATCVSDTEAVAAGYCDGDPDEDGAGMCLVPTVEDCAPFKCHSGQGACRTSCTNDGHCADGAWCDPMSNQCSTDNRAPEADAGSDQVTTAGDTVILDGTASSDPDGDDLTYVWSHEGGEPVTLTDGDTATPSFTAPEPAPGNNLITFQLVVNDGESSSAPDTVTVLVQNQPNEAPTAAIDGPTEAVAGETITLSGTGSSDPDGDSLTYSWSVASGQPTPDLGDTTGEEFEVRFRNGITEETTYTFRLVVNDGSANSAPVLHDVTVQPGSGDDVGPDAGPDAGPDAGPDAGDDIGFEDVGQPIDNNAGDLSGSSCACTNVQHEEPTAPVWLLGAALLGGAALWRRRRWIG